The genomic stretch tacatataatatttggtcttattattttaattattttatttaaaataattttttttagtttgatcattatacaacttttttattcatcatatttgatctttattttttaataaacttgaaaaaaataaaacactaataaattatttttaacttattttttatgatatagttaaataataaaaaatattttttaatttatttttcatgacatcattaaatatcaaaatataatttattttttttgaaattttctctcTATAAAAGCAacgtttaaaatataaattaattttcagtAAAATATTTAGCTGGAATTAGCCTTGGTGTAATAATAGATAGGGACTAAGTGAATGTTTGGGAATGTCGTGCAAACTgtattttcacaatttttttttttttgctaaaatttaatatgattaatatattttgaatcattttgatatattaatattaaaaataatttttaaaaaataataaaaatattattaatatatattttaatatataaaaaattatttgaaaagtgaCGTAGACTTCACAAAACACAAGGATCAAAGCACACTTCCAAATTTCCAATTATGATCTCTTAAAATCAACGGTCCAAAACCACCCAACTCCCTGCCGCCAAAGCTGCTGATCTGTTGCCCAATTTCAATTTATCTACCCTCATTTATCCTCTTAATTACAATAACACCGCAACCATTAAAAAGCTCGAAGCTTTGCATCTCTCGGCAGCGATTTCCCATTCAAAACTGCACAACaggagaaaaacaatgaagggTTTTGGCAGGTTAATATCGCGAGCTTTGTTAAACCAAAAAAGATTCGAACTTTGCAGAGAAATCAATACTACATGTCGATTAACACCTTGCCGTTTTATACATGTTTCATCAGCAATGGCACCGTTCTTGCACAGCCGTGGTGGTGCTTTCTCTGAATGCAAGAAGTTGAAGTCTTCTTTGCACCCAGAGAAATGGACCCTTCTGACAGGTTGGTCTGTTTTGATTGAAATTATTGTTACTTTATGTTATTTCTACCTCgtggtttgaatttttatgttttatgttaGTTGTTGTTTTAAGACATGTAAAGGGTCTTTTGTTTTAAGATAAGTAAAATGAGATGCTACAGATTTTATCTGAGGGTCATGGGATATGCTGTAAAGTTATGAATTCTAGAGGTTACAATGCTTTTTTCTGGCCTTGTAATTAAAGACTCAGTGGAGTTAATTAAGCGGAGTTGTGATGGTCGGTGCAGCGCAGAGGAGGACATTGTTTATACAAACCCAGTCCACACCGAATCCATTATCCCTTATGTTTCATCCTGGGAAGCCAATTATGGATGTAGGGAGTGCGGATTTCCCAAATGCTCGTTCAGCTATGAATTCTCCGTTGGCGAAATCTATTTACGAAATTGACGGTAAGATAGAATTGGTTTTGTTCTTAGGCTAACCTTATGCTAcaattgtttataattttttaatctgtaTCCTGTATTGTTTTTCCATAGGAATCAGTCGAGTTTTCTTTGGAGCTGATTTTGTCACCGTAACAAAGTCAGATGATGCTTCTTGGGAGTTCCTAGAACCTGAGATATTTGCAGCAATCATGGACTTTTATTCTTCTGGAGAACCTTTGTTTCAAGACTCAAAAACTGCTGCAACGAAGGACACGGCTATTAGCGAGGTATATCTTTAGTGTACTGATTTTCCAGCAGTCCACACAAATGAAGCTTTGCTTGTTCGGAGTATGCTTTTTCACATCTTTGTTATTTAAGCTTGCATTTCACATTGGGTGGTCCTTGGTATGTACTTATGTAGAAAAATCCAAGGTTAGGTTCCTACAGAAAGTTTCCCTTGGGCATGAACTTATAGCAAGGTGTAGCTATGCTCTCTTTCTAATTCCCCCCTCTCTCAGTTTCCCTTTTTCACGAGTCTAGCTCAGAGGTGGTGTTTGTTCATAGTTGTGTTGAGAAAATCCAAATGTTTGGAATAAGATATTTAATCAACATGGATGTAGCATGTTATGCAGTTTTTCAGTACCCATATGCCAAATATTATGTCATGAGCAATTGAATAGTGCTTTCATCCATTTTCTATGTATCTGGTATGAAGTTCAATAGATGTCTGCTGTTGTAGATTTCTGTAAAATAGCTGAATGTAGTTTATGTTTTCACTTGAAAGTAGCTGGGATTTTGGAGGATTTCATTGTTTATTCTCTAATGATCTTAACTAATTTAAATTGAGCATTAAGCActcaatatgaaaatattaatgctTGTCAATACAGGACGACTCAGAAACTGTGACAATGATTAAAGAGCTGTTGGAGACTCGTATTCGACCAGCAGTGCAGGATGATGGTGGAGATATTGAGTATCGGGGTTTTGATGAGTAGGTTTTTCTTCTCATGGTTAAACATGTTCACAGCGTATTGAATGAGCAATCCACGTTGTTTCTTATAGTTAattgaaatttgtattttttctctctttaggGAAACTGGGATAGTCAAATTGACAATGCAAGGTGCATGCAGTGGCTGCCCGAGCTCTTCCGTCACTTTGAAATCTGGAATAGAGAATATGCTGATGCATTATGTACCAGAGGTAACAAGTGAAAATCATGTTTGAGATTTTCAATTGATGTAAAATTACAGTTTTTGTTTGAACTCTTATCGGGCTCTGCAGTAAAGTTCAAAACTTGGTGTGCATTCCTTAGTTGATTTCACTTTTTAAGGGTGGACTGTGTTTGCAATTTGCGTGTCTGTGAGTTTGCTATGTATTAACTTAAGCATGTATGAACAGAACTAAAGAATGAAACCGATGAAAACTAATGCCATGACAAGCTGCATATATTCATAAGTTATAGAACTTACCAGGCAAATGCTCATTTGGTGAAAGCATTAAAACCTGATTACAAAGCTTGGGGATAATGGAGATAAACTATGGCATAAATTGATTCTTGGCTAGTTCTTGAAGATATCCAGGGGTGCAGTTTCCTAACTATGTCCCTCCTGTGTTAAGTACACAATCTAGTTTGTGCTACTGTTTGAATAGATTATTATGTTCTGAAGTGCATTCTGACCAgcaattaacatttttttaaaaaaaaaaattagaaagatgaGAGTGTCAACATGCATTTAGAAAGAGGGATGATGTTTAGAAAGAAATCGTGTTGAAGGGATTAATTGGGCTTAGAAATAATGAGAAAAACTGGACCATCTGCAAAGTGGATTCTATTGTTTCAGTCCATCTCTCTCTGTATAGGAAAATATGAGTACACATTTGCGCATCTCCTCTTTAATTGTGTGCTTCCAAACTTCTAGCTTCCTTGCTCGATAAGTTCTTTTGTTACCATACATGCCTCACTGTTGCTAGTGCCATTTCTTTAACGCTTTACATAGCCCATGATTTTGCTTGACATCATCTTTTGTTTCCCTGGCTGTTAATAGTTGATAAACTTGGGAGTGGGattcaactcttttttcttcccATGCATTTCTGTCAATTAAACTCATGAAAATCTTCTGCATTCAGGTGAAAGGTGTGGAACAAGAATTGGATGCTGGAGATGAGGATGCAGCACTGGCAAGCCAGATAGAGTAGTCAAAGTCCTTTTTTCCCCTTCTCACATAACATGTCCTGATGTATAGTGGACCCTAAAAGAACAGAACTTCCCTACTTCCAGTATACCTCTCTGTACA from Populus alba chromosome 8, ASM523922v2, whole genome shotgun sequence encodes the following:
- the LOC118045212 gene encoding nifU-like protein 4, mitochondrial isoform X2, with translation MAPFLHSRGGAFSECKKLKSSLHPEKWTLLTAQRRTLFIQTQSTPNPLSLMFHPGKPIMDVGSADFPNARSAMNSPLAKSIYEIDGISRVFFGADFVTVTKSDDASWEFLEPEIFAAIMDFYSSGEPLFQDSKTAATKDTAISEDDSETVTMIKELLETRIRPAVQDDGGDIEYRGFDEETGIVKLTMQGACSGCPSSSVTLKSGIENMLMHYVPEVKGVEQELDAGDEDAALASQIE
- the LOC118045212 gene encoding nifU-like protein 4, mitochondrial isoform X1; amino-acid sequence: MKGFGRLISRALLNQKRFELCREINTTCRLTPCRFIHVSSAMAPFLHSRGGAFSECKKLKSSLHPEKWTLLTAQRRTLFIQTQSTPNPLSLMFHPGKPIMDVGSADFPNARSAMNSPLAKSIYEIDGISRVFFGADFVTVTKSDDASWEFLEPEIFAAIMDFYSSGEPLFQDSKTAATKDTAISEDDSETVTMIKELLETRIRPAVQDDGGDIEYRGFDEETGIVKLTMQGACSGCPSSSVTLKSGIENMLMHYVPEVKGVEQELDAGDEDAALASQIE